One genomic segment of Peromyscus leucopus breed LL Stock chromosome 23, UCI_PerLeu_2.1, whole genome shotgun sequence includes these proteins:
- the Orai2 gene encoding protein orai-2, which yields MSAELNVPMDPSNPACPEPGHKGMDYRDWVRRSYLELVTSNHHSVQALSWRKLYLSRAKLKASSRTSALLSGFAMVAMVEVQLETQYQYPQPLLIAFSACTTVLVAVHLFALLISTCILPNVEAVSNIHNLNSISESPHERMHPYIELAWGFSTVLGILLFLAEVVLLCWIKFLPVDAWAQPGSGRYTGWQAALVSTIIMVPVGLIFVVFTIHFYRSLVRHKTERHNREIEELHKLKVQLDGHERSLQVV from the exons ATGAGTGCAGAGCTCAATGTGCCCATGGACCCCTCCAACCCTGCCTGCCCCGAGCCCGGCCACAAGGGCATGGATTACCGAGACTGGGTCCGACGCAGCTACCTGGAACTGGTCACTTCCAACCACCACTCGGTGCAGGCGCTGTCCTGGAGAAAGCTGTACCTGAGCAGGGCCAAGCTGAAAGCCTCCAGCCGGACCTCCGCCCTCCTCTCCGGCTTCGCCATG GTAGCCATGGTGGAGGTGCAGCTGGAGACGCAGTACCAGTACCCACAGCCCCTGCTCATCGCCTTCAGCGCCTGCACCACGGTGCTGGTGGCTGTGCACCTCTTCGCTCTGCTCATCAGCACGTGCATCCTGCCCAACGTGGAAGCCGTGAGCAACATCCACAACCTCAACTCCATCAGCGAGTCCCCCCACGAGCGCATGCACCCTTACATTGAGCTGGCCTGGGGCTTCTCAACCGTCCTGGGCATCCTGCTCTTCTTGGCTGAGGTAGTTCTGCTCTGCTGGATCAAGTTCCTCCCAGTGGATGCCTGGGCCCAGCCGGGCTCCGGTCGGTACACGGGCTGGCAGGCCGCGCTGGTGTCCACCATCATCATGGTTCCTGTGGGCCTCATCTTCGTGGTCTTCACTATTCACTTCTACCGTTCCCTGGTGCGGCATAAGACCGAGCGCCACAACCGTGAGATCGAGGAGCTTCACAAGCTCAAAGTGCAGCTGGATGGGCATGAGAGAAGCCTACAGGTGGTGTGA